Proteins co-encoded in one Marinobacter gudaonensis genomic window:
- a CDS encoding ATP-binding cassette domain-containing protein, translated as MDSPAYITLKDVVFSRSGRRIFDGITLSIPRGRITAIMGPSGTGKTTLLRLIGGQLKPDSGQVVVDGHDVPRLKRKALYTLRENMGMLFQSGALFTDLSVYENVAFPLRVHTRLPEDMIRDIVLMKLEAVGLRGARHLMPSELSGGMTRRVALARSIALDPELIMYDEPFAGQDPIAMGVLVKLIRDLNSSMGLTSVLVSHDVPESLSICHYACIISDGKVIGEGTPEQLREHPSEQVQQFLQGQPDGPVPFHYPADDAGRDFGFSGGGV; from the coding sequence ATGGATTCGCCGGCTTACATTACTCTCAAGGATGTCGTTTTTTCCCGTTCCGGACGCCGTATTTTCGATGGGATCACGCTGAGCATTCCCCGTGGCCGCATTACCGCCATCATGGGCCCCAGTGGTACCGGTAAAACCACGTTGCTGCGCCTGATTGGCGGGCAACTCAAGCCGGATTCCGGCCAGGTGGTAGTGGACGGACACGATGTGCCCCGGCTAAAGCGCAAGGCACTCTATACGCTGCGCGAGAACATGGGCATGCTGTTCCAGAGTGGGGCTCTGTTCACGGATCTGTCGGTGTATGAAAATGTGGCGTTTCCGCTGCGAGTTCACACCCGCCTGCCAGAGGACATGATTCGGGACATCGTATTGATGAAACTTGAGGCAGTCGGCCTGCGCGGTGCGCGCCATCTGATGCCATCCGAACTGTCCGGGGGCATGACCCGCAGGGTCGCACTCGCCCGCAGTATTGCCCTGGATCCTGAGCTGATCATGTACGACGAGCCCTTCGCTGGCCAGGATCCCATTGCCATGGGTGTGCTGGTGAAACTGATCCGCGATCTGAACAGCTCCATGGGCCTGACCAGTGTGCTGGTATCCCACGATGTGCCCGAATCCCTGAGCATCTGCCATTACGCCTGCATCATCTCCGACGGGAAGGTCATCGGTGAGGGTACGCCCGAGCAGTTGCGGGAACATCCGTCTGAACAGGTCCAGCAGTTCCTCCAGGGGCAACCGGACGGGCCCGTACCCTTCCATTACCCGGCCGACGACGCCGGCCGGGACTTCGGTTTCTCCGGGGGTGGTGTGTGA
- the mlaE gene encoding lipid asymmetry maintenance ABC transporter permease subunit MlaE, which yields MIDRVAALGRLGLNIVASFGRSGRFLAGVLGGVPKPATGFPLLVRQLYAVGVLSLAIIVVSGLFIGMVLGLQGYTILSDYGSESAIGQMIALTLVRELGPVVTALLFAGRAGSALTAEIGLMKATEQLSSMEMMGVDPLRRVIAPRLWAGFIAMPVLAVIFSVVGIWGGMLVGVDWLGVFEGSFWGNMQSSVDFVDDVLNGVIKSIVFGFVCAWIAVYQGYDCVPTSAGISSATTKTVVYSSLAVLGLDFVLTAVMFGDF from the coding sequence GTGATCGACAGAGTCGCAGCCCTGGGTCGCCTTGGCCTGAATATTGTCGCCTCCTTCGGGCGCTCTGGTCGTTTCCTTGCAGGAGTCCTCGGAGGTGTGCCCAAACCGGCAACCGGGTTCCCGCTGCTGGTGCGGCAGCTGTACGCAGTAGGAGTGCTGTCCCTCGCCATTATCGTGGTGTCCGGATTGTTCATTGGCATGGTGCTGGGGCTGCAGGGTTACACCATTCTCAGTGACTATGGCTCAGAGTCTGCCATTGGCCAGATGATTGCCCTGACTCTGGTCCGGGAACTGGGCCCGGTGGTGACCGCGCTGCTGTTCGCCGGCAGGGCTGGTTCCGCGTTGACAGCCGAGATTGGCCTGATGAAAGCCACCGAGCAGTTGTCCAGCATGGAAATGATGGGGGTTGATCCGCTGCGTCGGGTTATTGCGCCGCGTCTGTGGGCCGGTTTCATCGCTATGCCGGTATTGGCCGTGATCTTTTCTGTGGTTGGCATCTGGGGTGGCATGCTGGTGGGTGTCGACTGGCTGGGCGTGTTCGAGGGGTCGTTCTGGGGCAACATGCAGTCTTCGGTCGATTTCGTGGACGATGTCCTCAATGGCGTGATCAAGAGCATCGTTTTCGGCTTTGTGTGTGCCTGGATTGCGGTGTATCAGGGGTATGATTGTGTTCCGACCTCCGCGGGCATCAGCTCGGCGACTACCAAGACCGTGGTGTATTCCTCGCTGGCTGTTCTGGGGCTGGATTTTGTATTGACCGCCGTGATGTTCGGCGATTTCTGA
- a CDS encoding KpsF/GutQ family sugar-phosphate isomerase yields MACKGRVVVTGMGKSGHVGNKIAATLASTGTPSFFVHPGEASHGDMGMITPQDVVIAISNSGNTSEVVTILPLIKRMGAPLISMTGNANSTLAREAVANLDVSVAVEACPLGLAPTSSTTATLVMGDALAVALLEARGFSAEDFAFSHPGGSLGRRLLLKVSDIMHSGDRIPVVNESTPLSGALLEISRKGLGMTTVVDDQGKLTGIFTDGDLRRTLDRSVDIHNTPIREVMTRHGKTIEADHLAAEALNIMEEMKINALPVLDDGGALVGAINMHDLLRAGVI; encoded by the coding sequence ATGGCCTGCAAGGGCCGGGTTGTGGTTACCGGCATGGGCAAGTCCGGCCACGTTGGCAATAAGATCGCCGCCACCCTGGCCAGCACTGGCACGCCCTCATTCTTTGTGCATCCGGGCGAAGCCAGCCATGGCGACATGGGCATGATCACCCCCCAGGATGTGGTGATTGCCATCTCCAACAGCGGCAACACCAGCGAGGTGGTTACCATCCTGCCACTGATCAAACGCATGGGCGCTCCCCTGATCAGCATGACCGGCAACGCCAATTCCACACTCGCCCGGGAGGCAGTGGCCAACCTCGATGTGAGTGTGGCAGTGGAAGCCTGCCCGCTGGGCCTCGCTCCCACCTCGTCCACTACCGCGACTCTGGTCATGGGCGATGCGCTGGCCGTGGCCCTGCTCGAGGCCCGCGGTTTCAGTGCCGAGGACTTTGCTTTCTCCCACCCGGGTGGCAGTCTCGGGCGGCGGTTACTGCTGAAAGTCTCGGACATCATGCATTCCGGCGATCGCATTCCGGTGGTAAACGAGAGCACGCCACTCAGCGGCGCCCTGCTGGAAATTTCCCGTAAGGGCCTGGGTATGACCACCGTGGTGGACGACCAGGGCAAACTTACCGGAATATTTACCGACGGCGACCTGCGGCGGACACTCGACCGCTCGGTGGATATTCACAACACCCCCATCCGCGAGGTCATGACCCGACACGGCAAAACCATCGAAGCCGATCACCTGGCGGCGGAAGCCCTGAACATCATGGAAGAAATGAAGATCAATGCCCTCCCCGTACTGGACGACGGCGGCGCCCTGGTGGGCGCGATCAACATGCATGACCTGTTGCGGGCGGGCGTGATCTGA